Sequence from the Xenorhabdus nematophila ATCC 19061 genome:
CTGGCAATCTCTACGCCACTTTCAGGATAGGCAGGTAAGCTGGTGATCGTAATTTCCCGTAATTCAGCTTCTAACACGGTTCTGATATAAGGCGTTTGACTGGTATCCCACTGATCTTTAATGGCTCGAAAACCAAAGGACATGCCTTGTATATCACCGCGTTCAACCAGTGTTAATACATCGTGCCCCAATTGCGTATCTGGCGGGGTTAGCTCGAAGCGTAATCCGGTGGCATCTTCGCTAAGTCGCAACGTGCCGGACGTGGTACGGCCTAACAGGTTTATCGGATCATGCTCGTACAATGCCCTGATATCTGTTTCCGCCGCTAAACTGACGTTAAACGCATTCGGAGCGAACTGTTCGACAAATTCATCCCACAACACATGGGATCGGCTGTTCCACTTAATCACATAGCCGGTCAGTTTTTTATTGCTGGCAGACAGTGAGGCAGTGCGGATTTCAAAATCATTTTTCATTGATGGACTCCAAGGCTTGGAAAGGGGTGCTATCACCCTTCTGCTTAGTTGCTGGATGCTTTCACTTCCAGCACCTTAATTGCGTTAGAATCCACCAGCCCGCCCCCCAGATATTTATCGGTATGTACCTTATAAAATCCCGGCTCGGTGATATTGTCAGGACGGGTACGAATGCCCGTTTCATGGTCAACAATGAAATAGCCACGTTTGAAGTCACCCAGACCGATAACGTTATCTGGCATAAATTCGAGATAGTGGACAGGCAAGCCCAGCAGTATATCGGGATCACCCACCTGTAAACGTTCCCGCCAGATATAATCACCATTGCCATTTTTCAGCTTTTGTACCTGAGCGGCTGTACCGGAGTTCATAACCCAGACGGCATTTTTACGGTATTTATTTTTGAGTAAGAATTTCAGGTCAATCAGGCTATCGGCGGAAAGCGTATCGGCTTCCAGCTTCTGTAGCGTACCAAATGCACGGCCTTTGTCGGCTTTAACATCACGGGGATAAGACAGGAAACCTTTCGCTTTTTTACTGCCGTCACCGCTCACGAGATCCGTTTCTTCGGTATCAACGAAAGTGTCTGCAATTTCAGAAGTCAGCCAACCTAAGATATCCACATCGCTAAAATCGATAATTTCTTGCGTGGTTTTAGGGTAAGCGTAGATGGGGAACAGCTTAATGCTGACTTCTTCCATCTTCGGGGTAGCAGTCTCATCGCGCGCCTT
This genomic interval carries:
- a CDS encoding HK97 family phage prohead protease, with protein sequence MKNDFEIRTASLSASNKKLTGYVIKWNSRSHVLWDEFVEQFAPNAFNVSLAAETDIRALYEHDPINLLGRTTSGTLRLSEDATGLRFELTPPDTQLGHDVLTLVERGDIQGMSFGFRAIKDQWDTSQTPYIRTVLEAELREITITSLPAYPESGVEIARRSLNAAKSCSVDLRHYWLQLSEV
- a CDS encoding phage major capsid protein, with product MKKLLELRQQKSDLTHQMRSLLTKAENEKRSLNTDEAKQFDELRSQSDTLNAEIARYESLADEERSQVKTQPTSKKLSNDELRHYVLTGETRFLSTGVPSEGGYTVIPELNKQIMQQLTDESVMRRICTVKITRSNEYKQLISVGGAAVAHGEEGKARDETATPKMEEVSIKLFPIYAYPKTTQEIIDFSDVDILGWLTSEIADTFVDTEETDLVSGDGSKKAKGFLSYPRDVKADKGRAFGTLQKLEADTLSADSLIDLKFLLKNKYRKNAVWVMNSGTAAQVQKLKNGNGDYIWRERLQVGDPDILLGLPVHYLEFMPDNVIGLGDFKRGYFIVDHETGIRTRPDNITEPGFYKVHTDKYLGGGLVDSNAIKVLEVKASSN